Proteins encoded within one genomic window of Triticum aestivum cultivar Chinese Spring chromosome 2D, IWGSC CS RefSeq v2.1, whole genome shotgun sequence:
- the LOC123052096 gene encoding protein ANTI-SILENCING 1, giving the protein MGESNENIQFSWGKKRAKGGAKMDTQFYGSFTFDNVKYSLYDCVYLFKNGESEPYIGKIVKIWQQNEAKKVKILWFFTPDEIRNFLRGPVAENEIFLASGDGTGLADINPLESIAGKCTVVCISKDERNRQPTPKEQTVADYIFYRFFDVGNCTLSEQVPEKIAGLEVNVLLNPKDEQVICYPDQDVQGMDQKVGAGLVAPLPQSAVKMDEIPVAPLPQSAAKMEDEIPVAAVPLSQSVAISLPPSVKEVDKAQVAAVPLPLAVEEDVPKPTQKVFKRTESTQKVLSDKMPSKKLKLSQDLTTKNMPSKKLKLSQDLTTQSMAPVPDVKVRSVPSAQQTTRQADRSKWFKPQPWHGKLAQADKEGRLVYIQNLDIRFGASEIVELIREALQLSCTAKPINHPTYDDPNNGKAYVVFNSRNIADEAVMKINSGLVVGGRPLYCSKGLLKVPKPASGALVGHLTISNQKMNPRQREEQKKAVSTSHCSQPNTIEYDLALDWMLVREKQAMKFSILHKRHAGERKSFAAKMEK; this is encoded by the exons ATGGGTGAAAGTAACGAGAATATCCAGTTTTCGTGGGGAAAGAAGAGAGCAAAAGGTGGTGCCAAGATGGATACACAGTTCTATGGTTCCTTCACATTTGACAATGTGAAGTACTCACTGTATGACTGTGTATATCTTTTTAAAAATGGTGAATCTGAACCATACATTGGAAAGATAGTAAAGATATGGCAGCAAAATGAAGCTAAGAAAGTAAAGATTCTTTGGTTTTTCACCCCGGATGAGATCAGAAATTTTTTAAGAGGCCCCGTGGCGGAGAATGAGATATTTCTTGCTTCTGGTGATGGCACTGGCCTTGCCGATATCAACCCACTG GAATCTATTGCTGGTAAATGCACTGTTGTTTGCATTTCAAAGGATGAAAGGAATCGCCAGCCTACCCCAAAGGAACAAACGGTCGCTGATTATATCTTCTATAGGTTTTTTGATGTTGGAAACTGCACACTTTCTGAGCAAGTACCTGAGAAAATTGCAGGGCTGGAAG TCAACGTGCTGCTTAATCCTAAAGATGAGCAAGTTATATGTTACCCGGATCAGGATGTGCAAGGCATGGATCAGAAGGTGGGTGCAGGTCTGGTTGCACCCCTTCCGCAATCAGCGGTTAAGATGGATGAAATTCCTGTTGCACCCCTTCCGCAATCAGCTGCTAAGATGGAGGATGAAATTCCTGTTGCTGCAGTTCCCCTTTCCCAGTCAGTGGCCATTTCTCTTCCCCCATCAGTCAAAGAGGTGGATAAAGCTCAGGTTGCTGCTGTTCCTCTTCCCCTAGCAGTTGAGGAGGATGTTCCCAAAcccacacaaaaagttttcaaacGTACAGAGAGTACACAGAAAGTTCTCTCTGATAAGATGCCTTCAAAGAAGTTGAAATTATCTCAAGATCTCACAACGAAGAATATGCCTTCAAAGAAGTTGAAACTATCTCAAGATCTTACAACGCAAAGTATGGCCCCAGTTCCTGACGTGAAAGTTCGCTCTGTTCCTTCGGCGCAACAAACAACAAGGCAGGCT GACAGAAGCAAATGGTTCAAACCACAG CCATGGCATGGAAAACTAGCACAAGCTGATAAGGAGGGGAGGCTGGTGTATATTCAGAATCTTGACATACGGTTTGGAGCTTCTGAAATAGTG GAACTTATTCGTGAGGCACTACAACTATCTTGTACTGCTAAGCCTATTAACCACCCGACCTACGATGATCCTAACAATG GAAAAGCATATGTTGTATTCAATTCTAGAAATATTGCTGATGAAGCTGTTATGAAAATCAATTCAGGCTTGGTTGTGGGTGGAAG ACCCCTTTACTGCAGCAAAGGGTTACTTAAGGTCCCAAAACCAGCTTCAGGAGCTCTGGTTGGGCACTTAACCATCAGTAATCAGAAAATGAACCCAAGACAACGAGAAGAGCAG AAGAAGGCAGTGTCAACATCACATTGTTCTCAACCCAATACAATAGAATATGACCTGGCCTTGGACTGGATGCTTGTCCGAGAAAAGCAAGCAATGAAGTTCAGTATACTTCATAAG AGGCACGCAGGTGAGAGGAAGTCGTTTGCAGCAAAGATGGAGAAGTAA